The genomic interval TCTTTCCACATTCCTTGTGTCCGCCAACATGAATTCACACTGAGTTCCGTTTTCCGTCTCTCCAAGGATCCCGTACTGCTTGCAGTAATTCTCTTTTCCCCGGGTGCAGAACGTACATTCACCGCAGTAAGTCCCTGGTTGAATGATGACCTCATCCCCCTCTTCCCACTGTTCTGCTCCCCTTCCAACCTGAGTGACTACCCCGCTTCCATCGCTTCCAAGGATGATGGGCAGGGGAGTGCGTGGAAGGCCCTTTCTCACCCAGAGATCGAGATGGTTGATGGAGGCTGCCTTTATTTCAACGAGGATCTTGCCGTCAGGACAGACCGGTTCAGGGATCTCTTCCCAACGGAGAACTTCTGGTCCGCCGTACTCGTGGATCCGGACCGCCCTCATTTACCGGTTGAGAAGGGAGTCCGCCCGCTACTGGTCGATATCTTTGTATTCGGCATCCCGGATGTCTTCCTCTCGAATTGTCAGTGAGTCCGACGCTTTTTTGTCCTTGTTGTCGGATTCTCGCCTGGTGAGTCGGGGCAATATGGAGCGAAGGAGCCTGAAAGTGACGTAACCGAGAAGAAGGAAAAGGAAATACTTCATTCCCCAAAGTCCACGGTGGGATTGAAGAATTTGGTTCCGCTTACAGGTTGACGAATGTACCGGATAACTTCTTCCAAATCATCCTCGTTCTTCACGAAATCTATGTTGTTGGTGTTGATGATGAACAGGGGACTGTCCTGGTACCGGAAGAAGAATTCATTGTATACCTGATTAAGAGCATCGATGTACTCTCTCGATACGTTTCTTTCAAAATCCCGGGACCGGTCGATGATTCTCTCAATAAGACGATCCGTATCCGCCTGAAGGTAAATCACTAGATCAGGACTCATGACGGTTCTTTCCAGAAGATTTGCCACCGTGTCATACAGTGACATTTCTTTTTCGTTCAGGTTAAGAGAGGCGAAGAGTCGATCCTTTACAAACATATAGTCCGAGATTATCATTTTGTGGAACATGTCGATCTGGCGCAGTTCCTGTTGCTGGCGGTACCTGCTCAACAAGAAAAATACCTGCGTCTGAAAGGCGTAACGTTCGGGATCACGATAGAAGTCAGAAAGGAATGGATTCTCCTCGAATTTCTCCGCGATAAGCTTCGCACTCAGTCGTTCGGAGAGAAGTTCTGCAAGACTCGTTTTGCCGACGCCAATCACACCTTCAACTGCGATGTAATAAAGATTCTTCACATCCGGTCCGGCCTCGCGTACGGTTCCACTCTTGAGGAGTCAGGACACTTTTGAAACGT from Candidatus Neomarinimicrobiota bacterium carries:
- a CDS encoding alcohol dehydrogenase catalytic domain-containing protein, whose translation is MRAVRIHEYGGPEVLRWEEIPEPVCPDGKILVEIKAASINHLDLWVRKGLPRTPLPIILGSDGSGVVTQVGRGAEQWEEGDEVIIQPGTYCGECTFCTRGKENYCKQYGILGETENGTQCEFMLADTRNVER
- a CDS encoding deoxynucleoside kinase translates to MKNLYYIAVEGVIGVGKTSLAELLSERLSAKLIAEKFEENPFLSDFYRDPERYAFQTQVFFLLSRYRQQQELRQIDMFHKMIISDYMFVKDRLFASLNLNEKEMSLYDTVANLLERTVMSPDLVIYLQADTDRLIERIIDRSRDFERNVSREYIDALNQVYNEFFFRYQDSPLFIINTNNIDFVKNEDDLEEVIRYIRQPVSGTKFFNPTVDFGE